The nucleotide sequence ACTTTGCAAATGTTTGAAGCACCGTACGGCCACCAGCCAAGTCCTTGATGAGTTGTGGAACATTGTGTTGATGGTCGGCACCTCGGAGATTTTGTGACCAAGTCTCTGGCTCGGCAGCCTTCAACATCTGATCTAGGGTTGTCTCATAAGCTGTCGTATGTTTcgagaaaaaaggaaggtAAACCGTGTAGAGCAAGAAATTTAGCCATATGGGGATCGTGAACGTTTCTCCTCTGACCTTAATAAGGGCCAGACTGTTAACATTTGCACCATATCCAAGTAGAAGAAGAAATGCATCGTGTTCCAAAGCTGTCATGAAGTCTGACAATGTTTTTGGAGGCGATGACGTGTTTTCATTCCCAAGGACGATTGAAGTTGTCATTTCGACCAATTGTTGCCATGGTGTGCCCTGACGAAGAGAGAAAATTCGTGTGTAGTGTGTGATGATACACATTGCGGAGAGAATATTGCACTCCATCTCTCGCCCACCCTCACTTGGAAGAAAGGAGTCGTTGGGGCTGTACCCGGAATCCATGATGGCTTTAGCAACCCACCCAAAAGCCTCCTTGCTGGAGGGCGAACGTTCAAAAATAACCGACAGTGGAGATTGGCATATGAATAGAGCGAACGACGACCTATCAAAGTAGGTGGTGCTCGGCAGTTTTGTGGCTAAATACCGCGCCAAACCAGCTCCCAGGACGTGGTAGCGATATAACACGCGTGCTATTGTGATGGTTTTGGTATCACGCACTTCACCATTCGCCTCCACTGTGCCAATGCTCATGTCCATGTTGTCCAGTAAGGTGGTAGTGGAAAGAAGGGTCTCTCCGCCCATAGATTCCAACCTCCTAGCATAGTCCATCATATCCTTTACCATCTTGGCGAAAGGGGTTAGGGCAACCAGTGGATCTTCGGCTTTCGGGGCCGTTACGTAGGAAGTGAATGCAGGCGGCTGAAGCCAGCAAGACCGTTTTGTGTGGGCTATTGAAGCTCtcagaagagagagaagcgGGCAGAAATCGGTATTGTTGGTTTTTGCCTTTTCTTTCAGCGTTTGCTGCATCTCGGGGGTGGCGATAAAGTCATAAAGAGTTCGGTGGAGAAACTCAATCTGATCATGATTGCGTTCTAGCAAACCCTTACACCAGCCGTTCACGCGCCGAAAGACACGGGCTGCCTGAGATGTTCGTTGCTGTAGGGTAGCTATCATCCTCTCTGGCTCGCCGAGGGCAtaatcttcttcctcgtaCTCTCTGTCGTGGAACATGTACATCTGTATATGAAGGGGCTTTTGCGCATgcaaagcaaaaagaagtgCTCTCGCCATTCGATCTCGGTAGAAAGGGTCTACCGAGTCAAGTATGAGCCTGAAAAACGGTTCCAACTCGCTAGGAAAGTTTTCAAGACGTCTATTCAGATCTTGAATACTGTCGTCGTTGGTAAGGCCCTCGCGGAGAAGCCTAGTCACAAGCGTCACCCAAAGAAACACCCCGCTTGATTTGTCGATGATCTGCTGAACCAGGGAGTCTGTTTTGTCGCTGCCGGCCTCAGAGACAAGGCTGTCCCAACGAGGGTGAGACCGTAGCATGGTCTTCGTATATTGTTGTATGTCGGTTCGGGTGACATCCTGCATATACAGCTTCGAGTCTGTGTCCCCTCCCAGCGCATTCTCGAAACGTTCCACGGTCGGCTGGAAACACAAAGCTTGACACATGGTGAGCGGGAGAGGTCTTGGAGGATCTCGCAGATATCCAACTGATCTCCTGCATATTCATCCAGGCCGTCTATGAAGAAGCAGAGTCTGGAATGCACAAGTTCTCGAGCAAGCTTCTTCAGGACAGACTGAAGTTCGGATTGCTTCCAAGGTTCCTGAATCTTGTCGTTCTTGTACCGCTGTGGCAACACCTTTCGAATGAGAGTCGGTTCTTGGGATAGGATCTTGTAAATAAGGGACCGAAACAAGCCCTTCAAAGACCGCTGGATTGGAGTACCGTAGATTGTGAAGTAATGTGCTGCCAGAATGACCTCTTGGCCCTTAGACCACTGGGTCAACAGCTTTTGAGTGTTGCTATTGTCGGCAATGAATTTGATAAAGGTCGACTTGCCAGAACCAGGTTTTCCAGACACCCAGAACAGTCCTCCGGGCCCTGATAACCAACTGCAAATGCCACCAATGGCGTCCATGTTGCTGCCTTGAGATGGTGGGAATGCCCAGTGAAGAGTGACTTCGTGTGGCTCTGGTATTATGTCATGCCTGAGTGACAATTCAGGATAATGTAGAGACTTCAACACAGTGGCCTCAAGTACGTATTGTCGAGTATCCAGTGACAAGGCCGGAAGATCGATGCATAGTTGGTTCAGGTCTTGAAGTTGAGTGTTGGGGCAGCCGTGGGGTCCTTGTACCAATTTCGTTAAGGGTTGCAGTGTATTATGTATCTCTTTGTGTCTTAGAGAGTTGAAAGCTTCCCATTGTCGAAGGTCAGACTGCATCCGTTGGACCACTTCACTGCACAGTCGGAGAATGTCAGCTACAAGGCCTGAGCAATAGTATATGTACCTATGATGGAGGACTGGCCAACCTTGTCGTAGCACATAGCTCAAGAATGATGCCGCTCCTATGATCGGAGATCCGTGAAATCAAAGCTTCAATCTCATTTGCCTTCCACACCTCTGCAATGGCGATCTTGAAACTGGCCCAGCACTTCGACGCTTTGCCGTTCTGCGTCTTCGCCCTTAGCTTTGTCGTGATGGCCAAAAGCTTCTCGGAGTCCCTCTCGCACGCATCGGCACGTGTGAGCATAGGCTCCCA is from Podospora pseudopauciseta strain CBS 411.78 chromosome 5 map unlocalized CBS411.78m_5.2, whole genome shotgun sequence and encodes:
- a CDS encoding uncharacterized protein (EggNog:ENOG503NYVA; COG:S) yields the protein MESVAVLAVAGNVLQFLEFTWKLFSNAGKILASAGSSSEESAHLDDICRTLQDFTTQLKRDTSSNYSTRKWEPMLTRADACERDSEKLLAITTKLRAKTQNGKASKCWASFKIAIAEVWKANEIEALISRISDHRSGIILELCATTSEVVQRMQSDLRQWEAFNSLRHKEIHNTLQPLTKLVQGPHGCPNTQLQDLNQLCIDLPALSLDTRQYVLEATVLKSLHYPELSLRHDIIPEPHEVTLHWAFPPSQGSNMDAIGGICSWLSGPGGLFWVSGKPGSGKSTFIKFIADNSNTQKLLTQWSKGQEVILAAHYFTIYGTPIQRSLKGLFRSLIYKILSQEPTLIRKVLPQRYKNDKIQEPWKQSELQSVLKKLARELVHSRLCFFIDGLDEYAGDQLDICEILQDLSRSPCVKLCPTVERFENALGGDTDSKLYMQDVTRTDIQQYTKTMLRSHPRWDSLVSEAGSDKTDSLVQQIIDKSSGVFLWVTLVTRLLREGLTNDDSIQDLNRRLENFPSELEPFFRLILDSVDPFYRDRMARALLFALHAQKPLHIQMYMFHDREYEEEDYALGEPERMIATLQQRTSQAARVFRRVNGWCKGLLERNHDQIEFLHRTLYDFIATPEMQQTLKEKAKTNNTDFCPLLSLLRASIAHTKRSCWLQPPAFTSYVTAPKAEDPLVALTPFAKMVKDMMDYARRLESMGGETLLSTTTLLDNMDMSIGTVEANGEVRDTKTITIARVLYRYHVLGAGLARYLATKLPSTTYFDRSSFALFICQSPLSVIFERSPSSKEAFGWVAKAIMDSGYSPNDSFLPSEGGREMECNILSAMCIITHYTRIFSLRQGTPWQQLVEMTTSIVLGNENTSSPPKTLSDFMTALEHDAFLLLLGYGANVNSLALIKVRGETFTIPIWLNFLLYTVYLPFFSKHTTAYETTLDQMLKAAEPETWSQNLRGADHQHNVPQLIKDLAGGRTVLQTFAKSLSRLTRVERGKFAGGGDLVVRILPESLNKEAFALLEPLGLNVVMVEELRRDCENMIPARGAKRGLSVAKFATDDVRDWKIAKRL